The Clarias gariepinus isolate MV-2021 ecotype Netherlands chromosome 7, CGAR_prim_01v2, whole genome shotgun sequence genome includes a window with the following:
- the wash1 gene encoding WASH complex subunit 1 yields MGRMTQKYHLEGQVYSVPLIQQDLRREEAVHQITDALQHLENISTDIFNRVSQSVERNRAHLRAVTDRIKLAQARVDKIKGSKKATKVFSSAKYPAPEKLQDYSSIFIGAIDSASQKRPRYKIQSKLRPLDDKALQEKLMYFPVCVNTKKRSEDETEEGLGSLPRNISSVSSLLLFNTTENLYKKYVFLDPLAGVVTKTHNALETEKEEKPFDAPLSITKREQLERQTAENYFYVPDLGQVPEIDVPSYLPDLPGIADDLMYSADLGPGFAPSGAVTASMPELPSFGTEPDEGSQFRSEAPPPPPPPPPPPPPPLESSQVAAPPHGAPPAPPPPPPPPLAPDDTGGGGVSTHAPPTGAVKGAPTEVLQPSDGRASLLESIRNAGGIGKAKLRNVKERKMEKKKQKEQVQVSAAASGGDFMSDLFNKLAMRRKGISGKVPGGTDSTEPPGSAFARMSDVIPPLPAPHQPGAEADDDDWEA; encoded by the exons ATGGGCAG GATGACGCAGAAGTACCACCTGGAGGGCCAGGTCTACTCTGTGCCCCTGATCCAGCAGGACCTGAGGAGGGAGGAGGCCGTGCACCAGATCACTGACGCCCTGCAGCATCTGGAAAATATCTCCACAGATATCTTTAACAG gGTGTctcagagtgtggaaaggaaCCGCGCTCACCTTCGGGCCGTCACTGACCGCATTAAACTGGCTCAAGCGCGAGTCGACAAGATTAAAGGAAGCAAGAAAGCCACCAAG gtgttttCCAGTGCTAAATACCCAGCTCCTGAGAAACTGCAAGATTATTCTTCGATATTTATCGGTGCCATAGATTCAGCATCTCAGAAACGACCACGCTACAAAATTCAGAGCAAGCTCCGCCCCCTGGATGACAAGGCCTTACAG GAGAAGTTGATGtattttcctgtgtgtgtgaacactaAGAAGCGCTCGGAGGATGAGACCGAGGAGGGACTGGGGAGTCTGCCAAGGAACATCAGCTCCGTCAGCTCTCTGCTGCTCTTTAACACCACAGAGAACCT GTATAAGAAATACGTGTTCCTGGATCCTCTTGCCGGAGTTGTCACTAAAACTCACAACGCACTAGAAACAGAGAAGGAAGAAAAGCCGTTTGACGCGCCGCTATCCATTACTAAACGAGAGCAACTAGAGAGACAG acggCAGAGAATTATTTCTACGTACCAGACCTGGGGCAAGTGCCCGAGATCGATGTTCCCTCTTATCTGCCCGACCTGCCTGGCATCGCCGATGACCTCATGTACAGCGCTGACCTCGGCCCAGGGTTCGCCCCTTCAGGCGCCGTCACCGCGAGCATGCCGGAGCTGCCCTCTTTTGGCACAGAACCTGACGAAG gCTCCCAGTTTCGTTCCGAGGCTCCTCCGCCTCCACCCCCGCCGCCGCCTCCTCCACCCCCTCCTCTGGAGTCTTCTCAGGTTGCAGCTCCTCCCCATGGAGCTCCTCCAGCCCCGCCccctcctccaccaccacccCTTGCTCCAGATGACACAGGTGGTGGAGGTGTATCCACCCATGCCCCGCCCACAG gtgcaGTAAAAGGCGCCCCTACAGAGGTTCTGCAGCCTTCGGATGGGCGAGCCAGTCTGCTGGAGTCTATCCGTAACGCCGGTGGCATAGGCAAAGCCAAACTCCGCAATGTTAAAGAGCGGAAAATGGAGAAGAAGAAACAAAAGGAACAAGTGCAAG TCTCAGCAGCAGCCAGCGGAGGAGATTTCATGTCTGATCTCTTTAATAAATTGGCCATGCGAAGGAAAG GCATCTCGGGGAAAGTCCCCGGAGGCACAGACTCCACAGAACCACCCGGCAGCGCGTTCGCCAGGATGTCAGACGTGATCCCGCCCCTTCCTGCTCCCCACCAGCCGGGCGCAGAAGCCGACGACGATGACTGGGAGGCGTAG